The Arachis ipaensis cultivar K30076 chromosome B03, Araip1.1, whole genome shotgun sequence region CTCGAGTTAATCTTACACGATCATTTTGATATTGTGACGAACCCCATAACTTATTATTTACATCGATGATATATAATAATAGCAATAATTGAATGTAATGACTAATGACCATATCAAAGGGTACATGTGCCAATAATTGAAGAGTTGGGATCTTAAAGTGAGAATTTTACTTAATTCAATAAAATGGAATTATTcccatttttaattttcttgatcCAATAGTAAAACCTTTTACACTGAAATACTCACTTTTCGGAGATCCAAATTCAAAATAGAACATACTAGATGCAAATCAAACAATTTACACAAACGATGCGTTGCATGTGTTCAGTGCAATTCTCTCATTTAGTTAGTAATACACCTATTATTAGGAGTTCAAGACCTACAAATTCATTCTGTTAGCATAGTCCCAGCTCAATTTGAATTGAATGTTCTACAAACCAAGTGAGTTGCAAGATTGAACACCAGTGTATCATCCTTTCACCTTGCATCAGTTCAGTATGAATCACAATATATTATTATACTTCTTCGTTCAACTTTTAATTTGGTAACCATTCATGTTGGACAAACAAGAAACCCATAGTATTGTTTTACTTTATGTATATTATGAAACAGCCAAATGGTAAGAGAGTGAGAAGGATGAGGGATTAGTTAAATAAGATGAAAGCATATGCTCCATAGGTTTCAATGATCGAACACAGATTTTACCAAGTGCTCTTAGAAATAAAAAACCACAAACAGAGACAAAAAACACTATTAGAAGTTGAAGACAGGAATTAAAAAGGTCTcgtatttttttatttctctttttatttttgggtCCTTCTGAAAGACAAATTTTTGTGTCTCCATCTTATATATTTATGTCCTGATTCATCTACCAAACACAACCTTCGTGGCATATTACACTCTCCAAGGTAAGGGAACTTTTGCAAATTGAATACTGACGATTGAAGCCAGTGATGGACAGTGAATGCCTCAGGAGTATGAAAAACCCTCAAACCCATGAACCCATGatagaaaaataagagaaaaaaatgaaGAATATACTCACAGTGACGATCACAACTTATGATTAGTCATGATAACAACTTCTATGTCAAAAAATAACCTATGTAACACATACAATGATGACCAGCTACAAAGCCGCATTCAATTTAGATGTCTGCAACACTGATACTATGCATGATCTCTAGACAAGAGTCTGCTTATTTTAATGAGCATTAGGGTAGCTTAAATAGAATCCAAAAATGCATTCAGGTAGCATCTTGATCTAGCATCAGAAATTAGGTTTGGGGGAAAACAATGCTGATTGGATGCAATCCAGCAGAAATTCACCAGAAAATGCCGCTAAATACGGTAACCAAATTGATGTCGATCAGGATGGGATCACATGATTTCACAATATGAAGATGTAGAAAAGTTGATCACTTTTACAGACAGGACATATTTACTTATGTAGATAACTCAATACACTACATCCCAGTGAGCAAGTTCAACATGTCAGAAATAGACTTGTGACGACAAACTAATTAGTTTCAGTCCTTGTAAAGATCATTTTTGAATAGAGTCAATTGGCAAAAGGTAGAATCAGCCAAAGACCAAACATCTATGCAGCTCCTAACAAAACTTTCCTATTTCCActtatgcaagaattaaagaaactATGCTCTTCTGCCTGGCGAAATGTATGCATTAAACAGTATCTATAAAAGAAACCTAGACATTTTAATGTACAATACTATGTTAGCTTGAGATGTTTTACTAGAGATTCTCAAAACATCATGAGAACCGTCTTTACAACTATAGATGCTACTGCTAGAAAGGAACTTAAGGAAGTCagttaaaaactaaaaatacataACTAATAAACTAACGTGTTGTCTGCTACGAAATTCCATGACAAATATTTACCTCAATGAGAAGGAGTCATTGCAAGCAATGAAGTTGACCTTATTTTTTGTTCAGTGACCACATTCAAAACATGACATAGCAATAACCATCTTTGTTTTGCCAATACCTGAAACAGTCAAGTTATTCAGAATTCATCTCCATGAATAAAGAATTGTTAACGGATAACAGAACATGTGTGTGTACCCTAAAAGCGGATTATAAGAGCCATctctttcattaaaaaaaaaaggggttcaaatttttttttttttggttgaaaaAACATCGGGGAACAAACTGTAATGTTAAATTCTTATAACAATACCAGAAATATgcatcaacaacaacaaagccttgttcCACATAATACAAATTTACAAGCGAAATATCGAAATGTAAAGCCATCGCATAGGACATGAAAGAAAAAAGATTAACAGCAAACAAGAGCAGGATTAACCGGTAAATACAAGGTGTCAAGATTATGATACGATATTTATATTATCAAGCCATAGCTTCTTGTGCTTGTACATAAAAACACTACTTGCAGAAGTGAAAGTGATTTTCAATTAATATAAATTACACAAGAAACGATGCCAACAGCAATTCTTTGTAATTTTGATGAAGATCATGCAATGGTTTATCAACAAACAGATAGCTTCTACAGTTACTCCCATTGTACCAAAAAGAAAAAGTTACTCTCAAATATTCATTTAAAAGCTACTGTGACATCACTAATTTTTTAGGCATTTTGTCAAAGTTTAGAAGGACAAGAAATGGCCCCCAAGTGTTCCTAAAATAAACAAGTACTGCTACTCATTGGGAAATCAGAGAATGTCATTTAATTCTGCTTAAGTTTGCAAAATTGTTTAGAGATGATTCACTTCTTTTTTTCCCCTAAATCTTTACCCTATTTTATGtgacatcctatacaaaagaAAGTTCTATATATGTTTACTGTAAGGTAATCCTAGTTCAGATGGCCATAAATCCTGGAATGTTCACACGCTAGTACAATTCAGCAACCACGAACCAAATATTAACAACTGCTCTCAAAGAATCCAAAATTCCAACCAtacaaaaaaaaaggcaaaagaaataaaggaagATCAAGGGGAGAGAATGAAACATGCACTATTCAAACCAACAACCAGACAGTAGCAACTGAGAATAAGTTACATCGCTAGAAAAGTAAATGCCAAATGCAACTGAAGATGCCAATCTAGGGCAGCATCAAAGCAATTTGCTTAAATGGCATAGATTTAGATACACCATCCACCCACCTCTGGCACATGGAtggctatatatatatgtgtgtgtgtgtgtctgtgtaataataataataaaagacatTCTATAAGCAAATTTGCAAATGAATGGTAAGTAAATAAAGGTAGGAAGCATTAGTTTCTTGTAGATGATGATGATTTCAAATTTTAGATACATAGTTATTTCCTAGAACTTGACACCAGGATTATAATtttctaaacaaaaaaaagaaaagaaggttTCAATGAAGCTTTAGAATCTAGTTAGTACTCCAAAGCATAGCATCAAGGAGAAAGGAAATAGGAGCTGCCCATGAATGCATAACTAAAATGATGGTTCAGTTGTACAAAATTAAGAAGAACGAGAATATTAACATTATGCACAAATCAGCCCAATTTATTTTCTTCCCTGATAAACATGACAAAAATAGTTCTATGCAAAAACATACAAAACCAATTTCACATGTAGAGAGCTTATAATTCTAGGCAGTCGGGTCATTAGAAGGCGCTATTTATTAAGAAAATGCAAGAGAAGggaaaaatataatttgaaaataaataaacaaagctGATGGTAAAATTAACATCTGTTTATTCTAGTCAAAATTGGGTACTTGAAACTGAAGatctataatatatatatatgttagtaATAATTACAAGGGATGAGAAACAGATAAACTAACCAAGTCAGAATATGGGCCTAAAATGGAAGCAAATCTTTCTGGGATACATTGTCAGGAAAATTACAATATACACAACCCTGCCAAAAAGCCTccacaagttttcaaaaatttcttgagGTGAACCTAACTTTGGAGGCACAATATGCAACCTTGAATGTGATCCACCAGCAAGACCACTGAAAGATAACACGAAGGCATAAATCAGTGCAgtggaaagaaagaagagaacCTTAGAAACACGTTCTTTTTTCCTTGAATGAAAATTGAACAAGCACAGTAATAACCTAAAACCTTCTACTACCAAGTTCAGTACATGAATACCATGTATAATAAACAAATCCTTTCTCTTTGTGTGTAGAGAAATAAACTATGGAGAAGTTTGGGGAAAGATCCATGAATGAGGAAATCCAATCCAAACTCAAATAATTAAGTGTATGACTATACTTATGATTTTTAAAAAGACATGTTAACAATATTTAGACTTTCAATCATGTGATATGAATCTTTTCCCCCTATTTTCTTGccattcatttttattttcttatttttaatgaAAGGCAAAATTTACTGGAAAGGGGAAAAGAGTACAACAAACAAATTGGGGAAAGCAATATCTCAAATTTTTCTGTCACTGAATCCATGCAAGCACAAAGACACAAGTTCGGAATGATGATCAAACTAAAAATGTCCCCAACAATTTGCAAACTTTGCAAAGCACATCCAAGATTTTCAACATAACAGCCTCATGTGAGCAATAGAGATACAGCATTCCATTTAACAGTTTCATACGTCATGCACTTTTATCTGAGAGATAActgaaaaaaattaaacaattggCTATTGTGATGTATAGTTCAGCTAAACAGACAAACCATTATGCAGAAATCAATTGTTctaaaacaagaaaataataaaagaaaaaaaaaacttacatGATACTGTTAAGAATACTCCAGTAAAATTTCAAGTCGGTCTCCAACAATTCAGAGCAGGCATGTCAGGCCTACAAGGCAACATCTGGGGAATACCATGTCCTGAAGAAGTTGTTTGATCCATATCATATGTTCAAACACAGTAGGCAGAGAATTAAGATAATCAGTGCAATGTGAAAATTATCTAGTGACCTGATGTTGGTGGAGCAGCAGGTATGTTATTTGGCATTGCATGCTGGAAGCCTATGTTGCTTACTGGTGGTCTTTCAACTGGTGGCCGGAAATGACCTTCATAACCATTACCAAAAACAAAACATTCATTTTACAACATTCAAATTGTCATTACAAAAAACACACACTGATAGCTACAGAGATTCAAACCACCCATGGTGAAAATAAAACAAATCTAAATtattatctttttaaataataaagGTAAGATACCACCATAAGTTCATAACTGACTTTAGTAAATGATACATGCATAATAAAAGTTAAACAGTCATAATTCATATATTTGGTAGGCTAAGCTACATATATTCATGTACCTTCTTGCCCAAAGGGTGGACCAGAGCATGAAGGATTTTGCCCTCTCCAAACACCGTGTTGATTGTTTGTTTTAAATTCACTTGACGACATTCTCCATTGGTCATCAGCAACAAATTGCCTCCGGCCATCTGGAATGGATGGCAAAGGGAAAGGTGGATGGAATGAATGTGGAGGATGCTGCTGAACTGTAGGGTTTGGAAAAGAGTACTGACTTGAAGAACTTTGGGGTGGGGCAGGATGCCCTGGTCTTTGAGCAAACGGTAGATTACTCTGTTGAAATTGATGGTTGGCTTGGGGAACTTGCACATTTGCATACATATCATTTTGTCCATATTCTAATTGCCTTGAAGGGTTAAAACCAGAAGGTGGTTCCTGGGTGCTGCAGGCTGCTGTTGGTGCAAAAGCAGCTGCTTGTGGGAATATTTCATTCTTTGCAACTGCATTACCGTGACCTCCAGGAAAAGCATTCCCAGCCATTTGAACAAACTGATTACCCTGCACAGAGGGAAGTGTTTGCTAATATCAGCAATTANNNNNNNNNNNNNNNNNNNNNNNNNNNNNNNNNNNNNNNNNNNNNNNNNNNNNNNNNNNNNNNNNNNNNNNNNNNNNNNNNNNNNNNNNNNNNNNNNNNNNNNNNNNNNNTAACCAGTAACCAGTCATATTAGAAAGCAGAATAGTCTTACACTTGTTGTGGCACTATAGTTATGAGGCACATTCTGATGATAACCTAACTGCGGAGACGACTGATGTGATGGCTGAGGTGGCCTTATTGACTGGGAGAGGTGCGAAGGGCGAGCAACTCCAGATGATTGTGGAACCAATGGCACCGTTGGGCACGAGGGTGGTAAAGGAGGAGGTGGGGGTTGCAACATTGGAGGTGGCGGAGGTGGGGGTGGAGATGGAGATGatggaggaggtggtggtggaggtGAAGAAGGCAAAGGTGGGGGTGGAGGAGGTGAACCAGGTGGTAATGGCGGAGAACCCTCCACAGAAATGGGTATCTCTGCTGACATGTTTGAAGTAAGATCCAAGTTCCTATCTGATCCTTGGGGTTGCAAATCTACTTCATCAGAACTATTATGAAATTCAGTCCTTTCGTCCTTCAGGTGGCCTGAAACATCTTCCATTTCTAGTTCGCCATCCACATCCTCCAAGATACAATGGCGCTTGTCATTTGGGGTAACAGTAGAAGTTTCCGATTCCCCAAGGGTGGGCGTTAGATGTGCTGGAGATGCATCATATGTATCCTTACTTGAATTAACCGGTAAATCATCATCTTCCTCGTCGTCATCAAATGGTTGGCAAGATAAAAAGCCAGGCAGCTGAAATGTAGCATTACTGATATACAGCATCCAGGAATATAGCGTGAGTCAGAAATCAAAATTACTTtgagaaaaatttaaaatttaatagttTAATCCAAAACAACAAATAGACAATAAAATATTTATGTGGTTAATCAGAACTCCGGCCaaggaaaatgtaaaatgtgCAAATAAGTAATTTCTGCTTCCCTGTGATATGATCAGCTTTTTAAGTGAATATATAGTTTACACGGCCAGATTTTTCAAGTTATGCTAGTTGTTTAAGAGGATACCCAATACCTTCAGTTTAAAGTTTTCTTGTTTCTCCCCCCACAATCATAGTATTATAATTGGAATCCAAACATGATTACACAATTCATTCACCAGTAGATACTTGACAATAAAAGGCAGCAGAAAACAAGCTTTCGACAAAATAAGTATGACTGGAATAAATTGATATTTATGAGAAATTATGATATTAGTTTTTGACAAAATAAGTATTGATTTGGGAAAAtttcaagcaatcatcctttcatcTGCACCCTAAACTATCAGCCTACTTTGTCACTGAGCTTAACTATGATAAGCCAACTTCCAAAAAATCAGTTAATATTGAAATGGAAAAATTATAATTACTGGAAGATGATAAATGATGTACaagcaatcaatcaatcaatctgtGTGTCTGTGTAAGTATGAAATAAACATCAGACCTGCCATATTCATCAACAAGCATGCCTTCCATTTCTCTGATTGGGTCATCCACTGACCGCTCAGCTCTAGATGGACGCCTGAGGGAAAGGCTAACTGTTATATCATCATTTGAAACTCCAATTTCATCCATGTGACGGCGAAGAACTGATTCAGGCAAAATTTTCCTCTCAAGCCACAGCCTTAGAACCTGcatgaaataaaaaatatcacGGATGTGATATCTCCCTAGCATACATCATGCCTCCATTTTACTCAGCAAGTATTATGCAAGGATAGCCTAATGACATTAACGATAGAGCCAAATCATATGCCCCGTTTTGCATTCTCACCTGACACTCATGTAATTTGGATTTCAAATTCAGAAAATAATCCCGCTACTTTCCTTTTAAAACAAGCTGTTTATGTTTGCCCCTTCAAGTTTGGAGCAGTATCTACATGTACATTCTAAAGATTTTCGTAAGAAAAAAGGAGTGCAGTTGCAATCCAAAATTTAATAGCAATGTCCTGTTTCACCATTTTATAATGTATTTGATTGGAGCAAAATTCCCACATTTGTTAGAGAGCTCTTTTCACTCCTAATCATGTGCCAAGATAGGCTGTTTATGGCTTCCTCTAGGTCTATAATAGCAGCTTCCAGGCAATTGCCATGATTGATATACAAAGAGACTCGGTGCCTTTGTTGGGTCTTTAATTGTTTCTTTCTATCCTGTAATTCTCTGTCCTTTGGAGGATGTCTTAGCCTCCCCTAGTTCGACTCTGCTTACTTCATCTCAAATAAAATTCATGTTGTCATTacgaacagaaaaaaaaaaaaatagctgaCCTTCAGACACTGACGACGATTCTCACGCGCATTAGCCCCAGGGGGAGCAGCAGCACCAAGAAGGCGTGGCAATGCTGCTTGAACTATAGGGATGTAGGAGGCTCCAGCAATGCCTGAAAAACTCCATATAATTAGAAATATAGGTGCCATGAACAGAATACTATACAAACTTGCAACGTAGAAAGAAAGTGAAACAGAAACATCCATAATAAATGCTAGTAGGAAAAAAATGCTAAAGAATAAGCTTTCCCACCTTTCTGATTATGCGAGCACTGGGTGATGGAGTCCACAAGAAAGAACAAATCCACCTTGCGATGAAAACTAGTTTCACTTTCCAGCTTTCGGATGAGAAGTTCAACAACCTGTACATTGGACATGGATGTAAGTCCACTGTAGGACCAGTAACACTAACTACTAAATTAACATGGGGGCACTCTACTATACAGATTGAAGTGGTATAGAGAGAGAGTATAAATtccttttatagttattttttattattttattgttattcaaAATGTGGGTCCTACCTTTATCAATCTCTCTTTCATCCTATTAAAGAAAAAATCTGTAAACTTACATCTTTACCATATAATTCACCATTAACATGACAGCCAAATCAGTTAATAGTAATAATGTCTTAGCAAATAACCAATATATATTCACATTCCAATCTATGATAACTAAATAAATGAGAAAAGGGAACAAACCAAAATCCTAACCTTCATTAGTCCAAGATGTTCCTATTCCAAGATTTTCTATATGACCAATAAAAACATAAGTAATAAATTAACACAGAGGCACAAGTAAACTAATAGTAGGAACCCACAAACTACAGCTGAAACCATATTACCAACAAAAACCATGATGTTCCAACTTCTAAATCATTTATTCTCAGCAAATGCTTAACTTTATGCACTCATTCACATGGGGTTCCCCATTCCAACTACGCTGAACACTGGTTTAGTGGATACCAACTAGTTTTACAATTCCAACCCAGTTAATCAAAAAATCTCATAATCATATCAATGTGATGATGTAATCTCACAAAACAACATACTGAGACAGTGATTGAGAACAGTATTATAATATTCAACCTACTTAATGTAttattaaattcaatttaatGGTTCATTCATATAGATTCACAAAGAAAACTGCAGGAGGCATGAATCACTATTTGATAAATAGATTAACTTGCAATAATAGGGTGGACCAGACCTCATTGGCAATGCCATACTTAGCACAGTCAATGGCAAGGCGAGTTGCACGCCCAATACTGTCCTTTGTTCTTGACAATGTTTCAATCATTCCTTCAAAAGCATCACGAGCAACAGCAGCCTCAGTGCCTCCACTAAGCGAACCCCCTGGACCCCTTTGTGCTGAACCAACTCTTACGTCCTCGATTTCCTCAGTATCAGGTTGATTTTGAGAAGCCGAGAGATGATCATTGGTTGATGGAGATGCCAATGTTGGATTCTCATAAACTGCCTGCACATCTGCCTGTGTAACATGGCCTGAGGCAGGCAGAAATGGCTGAACTGTGGATGGGCTAGGAGTCCCTTCTTGAATATTGTGAATGCTAAGAGGAAAACTTTGAGAATGAGCTTGTCTTCTTTTCGCCTGAGCAACCGCAATCAGATGCTTCATACTTTTAGCAGCTTCTGGAGTCCCAGAACCAATATATAAACTGCTTTTTTCTTCCATGCTTACATCCAAACTGCAATAACATAATCAAGGTAAGAAAGGAAAAAGTTAACAGAAAATAATTCCAAGAAATGAAAGGATTCATAAGCAACTATACCGATGAAAAGCATCAGCCTCCTTTAAACCACCTGTTGCCGCAGGAACTTCAGCATCCTGCTGCAATCTTTTTGGAGTAGTTTTAGAAATTTCTATTGAAGATCCAAGCTTCTTTTTATGAGATGCAGCCTGATTCTGAGAAGTACTTATGTTATTAGAAGACTTTGAAAACCCATGAGCAGCCTTCTTTTCAGTAGCATTACTGGAAACTTTAAGTGAAGGTTTGGAAGATTTATGTTGCTCAGCAGTTGACTTTGCTGCAGGAACAGACTGAGGTGATTTTACTGGAGACCCAGTGCGCAATTTTGCCACCTTTGAAGGAATTTGCTTTGGATCGAATTTTTCAGGACTATTATGTACAGGAATAATTTCATCAGCTTTCTCTTTCCCAGGCTGCTTAGAAGATGAGA contains the following coding sequences:
- the LOC107628707 gene encoding ENHANCER OF AG-4 protein 2 — encoded protein: MAPGRRRGANKAKANGHLRLGDLVLAKVKGFPAWPAKISRPEDWQKPPDPKKYFVQFFGTKEIAFVAPADIQTFTSESKNKLSARGQGKTKYFTQAVKEICAAFDEIQRQKPSGLTDDTDNSNVGSEAPSVDGGVGNIADTNDAAVSNSEKDSNACSTFEKSAQLIGEHERQDEKLSVPDLESSSPVVKNKLSVSPVIKNANKSIAAKNAGVFRQEEGVHNLLTNGNKPRKLGTDSKRNDAADDRNQNGGSFAGSFSMKGDSTEGANLSRSGETLKSGKKRKNSFSVKPDSLDILHSDSKDHTGTKNKTLLKVKRSLDSEEADCKDSGKQKKIQIHAKNTKKLKRMDAKDDRSTSPGSTVEEKVSKKPELKRSISNLKTEKSMPSRSHIGVGSDDSGSEALPGTKVHSHVRQVVSDSGSIASDEKIEKSSLRLKADANNVMVKPGPRKRRAVRLCDDDDEDEPKTPIHGGAVKSIKSPSFVPEVLKSNKAQPEKSDHAQPLHKNFSEVEHIPSKEASSQLNNDISSSKQPGKEKADEIIPVHNSPEKFDPKQIPSKVAKLRTGSPVKSPQSVPAAKSTAEQHKSSKPSLKVSSNATEKKAAHGFSKSSNNISTSQNQAASHKKKLGSSIEISKTTPKRLQQDAEVPAATGGLKEADAFHRLDVSMEEKSSLYIGSGTPEAAKSMKHLIAVAQAKRRQAHSQSFPLSIHNIQEGTPSPSTVQPFLPASGHVTQADVQAVYENPTLASPSTNDHLSASQNQPDTEEIEDVRVGSAQRGPGGSLSGGTEAAVARDAFEGMIETLSRTKDSIGRATRLAIDCAKYGIANEVVELLIRKLESETSFHRKVDLFFLVDSITQCSHNQKGIAGASYIPIVQAALPRLLGAAAPPGANARENRRQCLKVLRLWLERKILPESVLRRHMDEIGVSNDDITVSLSLRRPSRAERSVDDPIREMEGMLVDEYGSNATFQLPGFLSCQPFDDDEEDDDLPVNSSKDTYDASPAHLTPTLGESETSTVTPNDKRHCILEDVDGELEMEDVSGHLKDERTEFHNSSDEVDLQPQGSDRNLDLTSNMSAEIPISVEGSPPLPPGSPPPPPPLPSSPPPPPPPSSPSPPPPPPPPMLQPPPPPLPPSCPTVPLVPQSSGVARPSHLSQSIRPPQPSHQSSPQLGYHQNVPHNYSATTSGNQFVQMAGNAFPGGHGNAVAKNEIFPQAAAFAPTAACSTQEPPSGFNPSRQLEYGQNDMYANVQVPQANHQFQQSNLPFAQRPGHPAPPQSSSSQYSFPNPTVQQHPPHSFHPPFPLPSIPDGRRQFVADDQWRMSSSEFKTNNQHGVWRGQNPSCSGPPFGQEGHFRPPVERPPVSNIGFQHAMPNNIPAAPPTSGHGIPQMLPCRPDMPALNCWRPT